A part of Oncorhynchus clarkii lewisi isolate Uvic-CL-2024 chromosome 17, UVic_Ocla_1.0, whole genome shotgun sequence genomic DNA contains:
- the LOC139371011 gene encoding coatomer subunit zeta-1 translates to MDALSLEPTLYTVKAVLILDNDGERLYAKYYDETYPTVKEQKAFEKNIFNKTHRTDSEIALLEGLTVVYKSNIDLYFYVIGSSHENELMLMSVLNCLFDSLSQMLRKNVERRALLENMEGLFLAVDEIVDGGVILESDPQQVVYRVALRGDDVPLTEQTVSQVLQSAKEQIKWSLLR, encoded by the exons ATGGACGCACTCAGCCTG GAACCCACTCTGTACACCGTGAAGGCTGTGCTCATCCTGGACAATGACGGAGAAAGACTTTACGCCAAG TACTATGATGAAACCTATCCCACTGTGAAAGAGCAGAAAGCTTTTGAGAAGAACATCTTCAACAAGACACACCGCACAGACA GTGAGATAGCGCTCCTAGAAGGTCTTACCGTTGTGTACAAAAGCAACATTGACCTCTACTTTTATGTTATTGGCAGTTCACATGAAAATGAG TTGATGCTTATGTCAGTGCTTAACTGTCTGTTTGATTCGCTCAGCCAGATGCTAAG GAAAAATGTTGAGCGGCGGGCCTTGCTGGAGAACATGGAGGGCCTGTTCCTGGCAGTGGATGAGATTGTGGATGGGGG AGTCATTCTGGAGAGCGACCCTCAGCAGGTGGTGTACCGTGTGGCCCTCAGA GGGGATGATGTTCCTTTAACAGAACAGACTGTGTCTCAG GTGCTTCAGTCTGCAAAAGAACAGATCAAGTGGTCCTTACTGCGATAG
- the LOC139371012 gene encoding heterogeneous nuclear ribonucleoprotein A1-like: MSKESPREPEQLRKLFIGGLSFETTDESLRTHFERWGSLTDCVVMKDPVTKRSRGFGFVTYSSVDEVDASMEARPHKVDGRQVEPKRAVSREDSSRPGAHTTVKKIFVGGIKEDTEEHHLRDYFDQFGKIEVIDIMTDRTSGKKRGFAFVTFDDHDAVDRIVIQKYHTVNGHNCEVRKALSKEDMNRSGPRGGNFGRGGGYGGGFGGGRGGGYGDNDGYNNYGGNGGGYGGGPGGYGGGNRGYGGGGGGGYGNQGGSYGGGGGGYDNYNNGGGGGGGSYRGGNYGASSGGGSSSGSGGGGGGGDYNDFGNYNSQSSSSYGPMKGGSGYSGGSGGGRSSGPYGGGGVGGGYGGGSGGGYGGGSGGRRF, from the exons ATGTCGAAAGAG TCTCCCCGTGAGCCGGAGCAGCTCCGCAAGCTCTTCATTGGTGGGCTGAGCTTCGAGACCACCGACGAGAGTTTGCGGACCCATTTTGAAAGATGGGGATCCCTCACAGATTGTGTG GTAATGAAAGATCCAGTCACAAAGAGATCGAGGGGCTTTGGCTTTGTCACTTACAGCTCTGTGGATGAAGTTGACGCATCAATGGAGGCTCGTCCTCATAAGGTTGATGGCCGCCAAGTGGAGCCCAAGAGAGCGGTGTCCAGAGAG GATTCCTCAAGGCCAGGTGCTCACACCACTGTGAAGAAGATCTTTGTGGGTGGCATCaaggaggacacagaggagcaTCACCTTAGGGACTACTTTGATCAATTTGGCAAGATCGAAGTCATCGACATCATGACTGATAGGACCAGCGGGAAGAAGAGGGGGTTTGCCTTTGTTACATTTGATGATCATGATGCAGTCGATAGGATTGTCA TCCAGAAGTATCATACAGTGAATGGTCACAACTGTGAAGTGAGGAAGGCTTTGTCAAAGGAAGACATGAACCGGTCCG GGCCAAGAGGTGGAAACTTTGGTAGAGGTGGCGGATATGGAG GTGGTTtcggtggagggagaggaggaggatatggTGATAACGATGGATACAATAACTATGGAGGCAATG GTGGCGGCTATGGTGGAGGTCCCGGCGGGTATGGTGGTGGCAACCGGGGTTATGGCGGAGGCGGCGGCGGTGGCTATGGTAACCAGGGTGGCAgctatggaggaggaggaggaggatacgaCAACTACAAcaatggaggtggtggtggtggtggaagctACAGAGGTG GTAACTATGGagctagtagtggtggtgggagcAGCAGtggaagtggtggtggtggtggtggtggagactACAATGACTTTGGCAATTACAACAGCCAGTCGTCCTCCAGCTACGGCCCAATGAAAGGAGGCAGCGGCTATAGTGGCGGCAGTGGAGGGGGCCGGAGCAGCGGCccatatggtggtggtggtgttggtg GTGGTTACGGAGGAGGCTCCGGTGGTGGATATGGAGGGGGCTCCGGAGGTCGAAGGTTCTAG